One Pieris brassicae chromosome 11, ilPieBrab1.1, whole genome shotgun sequence DNA window includes the following coding sequences:
- the LOC123716213 gene encoding splicing factor 45: MSLYDDLDTIKARTTEKVAGWSSGIKLLQSQLQLKKAAVTQPKREALRRSNQVLTPVIDLKSKQKDEDETNSNSPNSQSNTFNASMNVRDFDWNVANEYDPMWPNDYEKVAKEMQAKRLQLDGGDRDRSERKRKSRFGDDDAIPEKTMIPMQPEEEEAEEISKRAAGAAIAPPPSLTVETPSTPLLSNAPVAPSFSLGGYGASSVAAKIMAKYGFKEGQGLGKKEQGMSVALQVEKTSKRGGRIIHEKDTAIVPPSFALPVLPGPDSPNSTQLAKQEPSITEIMKSPSKVVLLRNMVGPGDVDEELEPEVKDECNTKYGEVIKVVIFEMPNSPQDEAVRIFVEFKRIESAIKAVVDLNGRFFGGRQVKAGFYMVEKFNALQLTE; the protein is encoded by the exons ATGTCTTTATACGACGATCTTGACACTATAAAAGCTCGAACTACTGAAAAAGTTGCAGGATGGTCGTCAGGAATTAAGTTATTGCAGTCACAGTTACAATTGAAGAAAGCTGCAGTAACTCAACCGAAAAGAGAAGCATTACGGCGGTCTAACCag gtcCTAACACCTGTTATAGATTTAAAGAGTAAACAAAAGGATGAAGAtgaaacaaattcaaatagtCCTAATTCACAATCCAATACTTTCAATGCTTCTATGAATGTTCGAGATTTTGACTGGAATGTTGCAAATGAATATGATCCTATGTGGCCTAATGACTATGAAAAGGTTGCAaaag aaATGCAAGCTAAGAGACTACAACTTGATGGTGGGGATAGGGACAGATCAGAAAGGAAACGTAAATCACGATTTGGTGATGATGATGCTATTCCAGAGAAAACTATGATACCTATG CAACCTGAAGAAGAGGAAGCTGAAGAGATATCAAAGAGAGCAGCAGGAGCGGCTATTGCCCCACCTCCCTCACTTACAGTGGAAACTCCATCAACTCCACTGCTATCAAATGCACCTGTTGCTCCTAGCTTCTCTCTTGGTGGTTATGGAGCCAGTTCGGTAGCTGCTAAAATTATGGCCAAATATGGATTTAAA GAAGGACAAGGTCTTGGTAAAAAGGAACAAGGTAtgtcagtggcactacaagtTGAAAAAACATCAAAACGTGGTGGAAGAATAATTCACGAAAAAGACACTGCAATAGTACCACCTAGTTTTGCTCTACCTGTGTTACCAGGACCTG ATTCACCAAATTCAACTCAACTAGCAAAGCAAGAGCCATCTATTAcagaaataatgaaatcacCTAGCaaagttgttttattaaga AATATGGTTGGGCCAGGTGACGTCGATGAAGAGCTTGAACCAGAAGTTAAAGATGAATGTAACACAAAATATGGAGAAGTCATTAAAGTTGTTATCTTTGAAATGCCTAATTCACCTCAAGATGAAGCTGTGAGGATATTCGTTGAGTTTAAACGTATTGAGAGTGCTATAAAAGCAGTGGTTGATTTGAATGGACGTTTTTTTGGAGGCAGACAAGTTAAAGCAGGATTTTATATGGTAGAGAAATTTAATGCCTTGCAATtaactgaataa
- the LOC123716150 gene encoding gamma-interferon-inducible lysosomal thiol reductase-like, whose translation MGFYLCSRYRIIVLILVVLIMWQIYANYSHFMLKKSTTTSASNIVQLEDDSYNTHKQDKVKVRVYYETLCPDSKHFFVRHLGPVTEKLSDFLDVTLVPYGKATTTEKNGQYYFKCQHQEEECYANKIHACSIDILNNIVLAVKITVCMIEDNYDADGALHKCAKQLNIEPEPIINCAGTTHGSELLKKYGDDTHILKPTFIPTVTLNGSRDNQAAILKNFLLEVCKLIAMPLPPPCL comes from the exons ATGGGATTTTACTTATGTAGTCGTTATAGAATAATTGTTCTTATTCTTGTTGTATTAATTATGTGGCAGATTTATGCTAATTATTCACATTTTATGTTGAAAAAATCTACCACTACTTCAGCG agtAATATTGTACAGTTAGAAGATGATTCTTATAATACACATAAACAAGATAAAGTTAAAGTAAGAGTGTATTATGAAACATTGTGTCCTGATTCAAAGCATTTTTTTGTGAGACATTTAGGACCAGTGACAGAGAAACTTTCTGATTTTCTTGATGTCACATTAGTACCATATGGTAAAGCAACT acAACTGAAAAAAATGGACAGTACTATTTTAAGTGTCAACATCAAGAAGAAGAATGCtatgcaaataaaatacatgCATGCAGTAttgatatattaaacaatatagtaTTAGCTGTTAAGATAACAGTGTGCATGATAGAAGATAACTATGATGCTGATGGTGCTCTACATAAG TGTGCCAAACAACTGAATATTGAACCAGAGCCAATAATCAACTGTGCTGGAACTACGCATGGTTCAGAATTACTGAAAAAGTATGGAGATGACACACATATCCTGAAACCTACTTTTATACCTACTGTTACATTAAATGGTTCGAGGGATAATCAAGCTGCCATATTGAAGAATTTTCTTCTAGAAGTTTGTAAGTTAATTGCTATGCCCCTACCACCACCTTGTTTGTGA